The proteins below come from a single Biomphalaria glabrata chromosome 10, xgBioGlab47.1, whole genome shotgun sequence genomic window:
- the LOC129928538 gene encoding uncharacterized protein LOC129928538, protein MYHSKKKKDGLLSYQDDACHVYGFEVDKLLQDNHPIKVFQVRSKQDHNVKKVIKAYFKDNTDVDQITTRQFMAEISVLTKIHHPYVMGMDTMGIFPGYFAYVMPLYETGTLTEALPTMNQEKSDEYLVQLCAGLKFLHRHKIAHRDVKTDNVLITAKEKRVVIADFGLSEILTTIDTPVSTIKGTHMYISPEQFIQKEFNAFKCDMYALGVVYWCMVFKVDVFDLKSTEQMKESINTLCDTSIDWLVLTNLLDPSPVDRLTCYNLLCVLEQPEYRFRDRIASLRGNGKMFYQSVINVLVCPVSV, encoded by the exons ATGTATCACtcgaagaaaaagaaagacggACTTCTAAGCTACCAAGACGATGCCTGCCATGTGTATGGCTTCGAGGTGGACAAACTACTTCAAGACAATCACCCGATCAAAGTTTTTCAAGTCAGATCCAAACAAGACCACAACGTCAAGAAAGTCATTAAAGCTTATTTCAAAGACAATACTGATGTTGACCAAATAACCACAAGGCAATTCATGGCAGAAATTTCAGTACTCACCAAGATCCACCATCCTTATGTTATGGGCATGGATACCATGGGTATCTTTCCTGGTTACTTCGCATACGTGATGCCATTGTACGAAACAGGAACTCTGACCGAGGCACTGCCGACCATGAATCAGGAAAAGAGTGATGAATACCTTGTGCAGCTGTGTGCAGGACTTAAATTTCTCCATAGACATAAAATCGCTCACAGAGACGTGAAAACGGACAACGTTTTGATCACAGCAAAAGAAAAGAGGGTGGTCATTGCTGATTTCGGTTTGTCTGAAATCTTGACCACTATTGATACGCCAGTGAGCACAATAAAAGGAACCCATATGTACATTTCCCCAGAACAGTTTATCCAGAAAGAATTTAACGCTTTTAAA TGTGATATGTACGCACTAGGAGTAGTCTACTGGTGTATGGTTTTCAAAGTCGATGTCTTTGATTTAAAGAGCACCGAGCAAATGAAGGAATCAATCAATACTTTGTGTGATACTAGTATAGACTG gctggTTTTGACTAATCTTTTGGACCCGAGCCCTGTCGATAGGTTAACCTGTTACAATCTCCTCTGCGTACTGGAGCAGCCTGAATATCGTTTTAGAGACAGAATAGCCAGTCTTAGAGGTAATGGAAAAATGTTCTATCAGTCTGTCATCAATGTTTTAGTCTGTCCAGTGTCTGTCTAG